Sequence from the Cucumis sativus cultivar 9930 chromosome 1, Cucumber_9930_V3, whole genome shotgun sequence genome:
GGTTCAGAACAAACAGAGCCACAAGAGCAGGGTACTGGAAATCCACTGGAAAAGACAGGAGAGTGAGTTCACAAAACCGAGCCATTGGGATGAAGAAGACGCTTGTTTACTACAGAGGTCGAGCCCCTCAAGGGATTAGGACCGACTGGGTCATGCATGAATATCGCCTCGATGACAAAGATTGTGAAGACAGCTCTGGCATTCaggtattctttttttttttccccctttaattctctttttcccACCCACAATCATTACcacattcatatttttcttttcttctcttttgatttttgtttctttgcgATCATATTCTCTTCTTTAGAATTTTTATGATTGGGATTTAAAAGAACATGAGCTGCCATCAGAAGGGAATTAAGAGGAGAACTTTGacaaagctttttttttctttttttttgggagtCATCAATTTGTATCTTTTGCATTGTTGGGGGATATAAGAAAGCTCCATAAAGTTTGTGTCACACATTATATTCTTCTAAGTTCCTAAAGCCAAACCCAAACCCAAAGCTCTACTCTACGGTGTTTGAATCAAAGGACTTCACCGAAAGTTATGTTATATGCTCTCTTCACCCTCTCATCCaccattttgaactttaaaccTACTGTTTGTTTTACTGTCCCATGCACGCATGCTCCTCTCTCTAACATTTTTCGCTACATTGTTCAAACATTTTCCTTTACATTTAGGCTaaataatcattttgaaaatctagactcttaaaacttttaaaattatttatttatctctcTGAATTCATAGTTTTATGCATGTTTCATAGAGTCTCTAAACTTAAATCTCGAATGTGtcattgaaattgaaagctTACACATTTTGTTAAGACATTCATTTaggtttttgaaaatggagcatatttttctctcaatttttgtaatgattttttaaattttaaaataaaaaaataatccttTAAAGACATagcttatttatatatatatatatatatataaaagacaaggaaaataaatagaaaaaattaaacatgaaatGAATGATCAAACACAAccttaaataatataattataaagcTATTGGATCATAGTGTTTAAAGAGAGATGTGTtccaaataataacaaaatgaacataaatatctaaaaaaaagaatacatttttcttttaaaaattatacatttgaACTATAATTAGTTGCTAACTAAACAGTCCaccaacaataataataaaaatatgaacatgGAAAATTTTTGCTGTGTTGTTCTAAATAACATAGATTATAGTTGCTCCAAATGTTACGTGGAATTAAGAGAAATGGATAGGTAGTTACTGacagttattattatttttttcttttaagcaAATTGTAATGTAATGATGTTGAGTAGAATTTGAGAGTAGAAAGAAGAGTAGAAAGAagagttgaaaaaaaagaaaaagaaaaaagaaagtccATTTAGAGGGAAGcatgataaaaagaaatgagtgGCATACATATTCTTTACTTGTACCAGGATCTTTCAAGTCATAAAGAAAGTTGAGTTtggcttttgttttcttatagcAAATGAGACAAAAGTGCTATCCCCTATGGtttaaaacacacacacacacacacacacacaaacaaactgttatatttgattttaatatattcCATCTTTACAGCATTTTAGATGATGATCTATTCCATTATGAAAGTTATTGTATTCTctcatattaataaaaagaaaaaagaaattatctACCAAAATGAAGCTAGAGAGAGAAAGGCAAAAGAAGAATGTCCCCCATCATTTGCTTTTTTTGTTAGTTGTAAGAAGATGTCTCTCACTTTTCACTTTATTCCATCACTAAAATCACCCAATGGACCTTTCTTTGTCCACGAGTTTTGTTCTTGTTACTCTTTCTAAAGCGTTCGCCATCAATTTCTCCTTACATTCCTCTCTTTTCACTCATCTCTTCTCTTGACATGAACTATGTTCAGATTGAGTCTTTACAGTTGgtgaatgaaaaaagaaaatcaaaagctgaaattaaaaatataaagcagaagaaaagaaagatgacAAATCAGAAGGGAGATGAAAATTGCaagtgttttttgttttgttttgtttattgggTTGCAGGATTCTTACGCCTTGTGTAGAGTATTcaagaaaaatggaatatgTTCAGAAGTGGAAGAAATATTAGTAGGTGGGCaaagcagcagcagcagcttGTCATTTATGGAGAACTCAAACTCAACATCACAAACTTTAGTCAATGATTACGAAACTCTATCACCTGATATTCTGATGGCAGCTTCATCTTCTTGTgtggaagaagaggaaaaggaTGATTCATGGATGCAATTCATTACAGAAGATGCATGGTGTGCTTCCAATTCATCAGCCATCGGCCTCGATGACCTCTCTCACCTGACTTTCACCAATTGAAACTCATATTGGTTCctaataattttatagatttaatggtccctatattttttctttattataataatttatacgAACGACGtgtatctctctctctctctacatatatatacatatatacatacaagtTGATGGGATTGGGAAGAAAGAGCAGAGGAGAAGGGTGGTGATATTTGTCAATTTCCATCTGTAGATTATGTATTTTGGATTGTGGGTGTGGTTGGTGACTTCTGTAGGgtcaaatttaatcaaatcaaGTAGAAACAAGACCTCTATGGaatatattttggtttcaCCTTTTCTTGGTGAATTATCTCATCTCTGGCTTACTTCATTAAAAACACcatatatatactttctaAAGCTATCCATAATATCCACAAGCAATAAACACACTTACTTATTGATAAGTTGACAGGAAGCCATTATCGATAAGTTTCACAAGATCCTCCACCACCCATCTCGAACACTGCCAAGATTGGTCTGTGTAGATAGAATTCAATTCATGACAACGTATTCATTTCACATATAAGTTCAGCCATTAACACTATCTCACATCCTACCCACATGAAATCCTTGAGATTTATTCCAAGCTTTAGCACACCTTCTATAATTTAGAGTATAACAACTTACTCATTTCACCTCCCATAATGCTGATATGTCCCAAGGATATAACGTTACCTTCAATGAAAGACTAGCGCACATGAAATCAGCCTTTTGCTTACTTCTGTGTGTTCAAATCTTCCATTTCTGGAATTCTGTAGAGCTTAACATGAAGGAGCTTGCATTTCTATGGCCACCACCTCCAAATTCCTGAGAAATGGAAGCAAAGAGGTTGAGATCTCAAAAAACCATTGCCATTATCAGCTCATTAATGACTTAATGTTTGATTTCAAAAGATCAGAGGAAGCATTGAACCTGTGAGATGGGAGTTGTGTCTTCTTCGTTCACACTTCTAAGACTTATTTTCAACATCTGGTCATTCCCAAGTTCAGGGACTCGGTATACAACAGCCCCAATGCCTCTACAAGAATACAAGGGAATGAAAATAAACCAGACAAATTGTCGAGAATTCAAGACAGAGATGGATTGAAgggttaattttttaaatatctctaTCATTTAAATGAAGCTAGAGCCTgttcaaaatgattttttaagtgtttatgAAAGTATTTTTAAGCGAAAAAAGGTATATCTTTAAGTACTTGAATAGTCACTTCGGACGGTCTTAGTTATGATTACAAATACGTTGTATAACTTCTATAAGTTACGATTGCAAATTACTGAACAACCACCAAGACAAAACAACCTTATTGGGAGTGGGGGGTACATAAGCTTTCATACTAACAATCAATAAGGTACACATAGAAGGTCAGCCCAACGGACAAGAATTTAAGAGCGTGATTCAAAACcttctaacaataaaattaccaaaatCACAGCAGGAgctaataaaaagaagaaaaggagaaaatacGTTGCAAAAAGTTCAAGGGATGTATTAATGATCAGTGCAGATACCATCATACTAGacaaaatacaagaaaagaaactaGAGAAGAAGAGCTACCGACTTTCCTGGCCAAAGAACTATTCATACTATATCTCCGTACATCCATAGGACaatgagatgaaaaaaatgatttaaaaatatacaaataagaaacaaccatttcttttcttggataattttttttatgaaatagacaactttcattgagaaagaatgaaagaatacaagagacaaataaaaaacacaagcccaccaaaaacaaacaataagtCTTGTACAAGAAGTGCTTCCAACTCAGTAAGATGTTACCAAGggaatagttaaaaaaaagaaagaaaagaaacttcaaaagCAAAGCCGAAAAAGAAGTATGGAACCTCGCTAAAAACCAAACCTCATAAGGGTCCTTCTCATAACCTCTAAAAACTCTCTTGTTCTTTTCACCCTAAATATCCCAAAGGTATATAAGTAGAAAAATTGACATACCTGAAGTTTAAGTTTTGACTCTTAGTAGCCAATTGGTGTCCTAATTCACTTCTTAGTTCTGAAACAGAATCTGCATCAACAGCCTATTGGGGGACAAACAAAATTAGagaatataaaagattaattttgGACTATTTCTCAATCTTcattattttccaatttttagcTCCattctattaaataatttaatgggCAAAGACTAGCATGGACTGTAAATCAATGCTTATTCATTTGATTAAGAAGATGACCATTttgcaaagaaaaattcaGTAAAAATGAAGCTCATGAGTCATGACCAAAGACCTTAAATACATTTAGTTACTTGAATTAAAAACAactacttgaaaaaaaaaattaatcaagcCAACATAACAATTATACAATATGGTGAGTAAcaattagtttcaaattttggttcagTTAGAAAGATGGATAAAAGGGAACAAAAGTGAGACTAGTGGACATACCAGACAACGTCCAAAAGCTCCACCACCGAGTGTAATGCTATATGATTGATTCAGAACACCgtctattaatttttgtttgtgagATAAACTCACTATTCCTTGACTAATCATAGTCTCCATATCCAGAGATAGTAACTGCAAAAACACATACTCCTTAATCATCTTCAGTGCTATTGCTATATTGTAGTCATCCAAGAGAACGGTGACATTTTACAAGAGAAACGAGAAGGATGTAATGTGATATGCTCAAGAGTTTGAAAAGCTATGCATTTTTGCAACTTGGTGTCTTTCTAATCAATCTTGCTGCATGAAAGCGATCAAATGAACTGTAAAACCATCCATGTTACCTAGAAGCCATTAAGATTATTCAACATTGTGGTGCATTGTTTAAGTAATTGAATATTTTCATGGAACAACCAAGCACAAAGAAGATACTTGATGAGTAGacaaacaagtttgaaaatCAGCAAAGCAAGAACAATCTCACACAACTCTCAATGACCCCGGAGAAATCACCtgattaaataaattaggaTTCAAGAGAGCATCAAACTCAatattcaaatctttcaaacCGCTGCTTAGAGCTTTACTATTTGGAAGACTCCACTTCCAAAGATCCCCATCCTCAATATATTCATAAAGTTTCCTCATACGTTCAAATTCATTCAGCACTTTGTGTTGGGAAGAAGAACCAACATCAACATCAAAGTTGGCGACAGCATCTTGTACAAGCTTTTGCTTGAAATAGTCAAAAGCAATAGTAGCTCCACTTCTCTGAATATCAATAACTTTAATCACATTTTCACCAATTGAACAATCATGAGTGAGCTTTTCAAGAGCCGTCTTGTGGTGGTCCAGTATAATCACTCTAACCATATATAaagaagtgaagaaaaaaagagatatcAGACACAATTTCCAAGCAAccatagtaaatttaaaaattccattgataatataaaacCACAAAAGACCTGTTAACTTTAGAAGAGATGTCCTGCACAAATCCAAAAGGACCCACATAGTCCAAAAGGTAAACGTCGGCAATTTGATGGAGGGGAAGCTGGTCGGGtctgaaagaaaataaatcaaaggTAAAGTTCAGAGTTTTAAGAAGGTGGAAGGTAAATGTAAACGAAGTGAGCAAAAAACGTTAACCTGAGGGGATTATAGACAGTATTggggaaaaagagaagaggtGATTGGTTTTTAGAAACAGTGGAGAAGTAGAGATGAGCTGCCAGAGCGGCGAAAGCGCCGTCGGGACATGGATAGTGATATAGCACCGCCGTAGATTTTGTGATTACCGAATTCATGATGGAAGAGAAGTAAAACCCACAACTTTCACTTCATCAAACCAATCTAAATCTTAATATAATCTTAAACCCCTCCCCTAACTAAACTTaagcttcaaattttatatctacTAAATTctactatatttttattattatgaagaTTTTAAAAACGAAATATTTTGACCTTCTATCTTAGGATTCCTATTTTAATccacaacattcaaatttagataacctattttaatattagttttaattttatttttttaaaaaaatatcactttcaaatttttccaACTATATGTGGAATGAGGATTCACACTTTAGACTTatgttagtttcttttttatatatatttgagataaACTAATTTCAAATCTCATAATGAGAAGGCTAAGTACcaaataattttacaaaaattagaCATAATTATGAGTGAAAACTAATTCgaatttattaagaaaaaaaaaaaggaaaaaaactttatataatttgttattgtGATGCGGTGTCGTATTATAGATCTGGACTAAGAAAACTGGGGTACAATCCGCTAATATTCCGGATTGCGAATTCCTCGAAATCAAACTGTTTAGCGGCTTTGGGGTGGAACGCCGGAGAAGACGAAAATGACCGCCGGCTTGTCTTTCACGGTCACAGCTGCTCCGAAACCATTCTTTCAGCTTCAGACTACTCATCACAGCAGTATCAGTTCAACCGAGACGCGTATGCGAATTCGAAGCATTCAATCCAAATTGGCTTACAGTTCTACGCCACTCCCCTTCTTCTCTGCGAGGAAGACTCAATCAATTTCAGATTCACTGCTCTTTTCAGTAGCGTGTGTCTCTtcttcaccttcatcttcttcttctcccaGAAGATACACACCTTCAACCAGGCTCTACATCAGTGGttggttttctttctctcaGTTGTGTATTTAGTCATAATTTGGCTGGTTATGTATGTGGAGACAATTTGGATTGCTTGAATCATTACAACTTCACGCGTGCAGGACTTTCGTTCCGGACCACTGAAGAGAGCTTGCGAAATGCTTTCAAAAGCTTTGGCCAACTTGTAGAAGGTCGTCGAGTAGTAGTTCTCTTGTGCATTCTGAACGTTCAATTATGTTTCAATTGTCGATATCTGGCGCTAACTGTTAtcatttgttattaaattcaGTCAATTTGGTGATGGATAGACTAGCCAATAGACCAAGAGGATTTGCCTTCCTCCGTTATGCTTCAGAAGAGGAATCTCAAAAAGCTATCGAAGGAATGCACGGCAAGGTAATTTACGTGCTCTATCTTTGCAATTGATACTCTGTCTATTTTCTTCCAAACGAGtgtaattgttttcttctgtGTTATGCATTATCCTCTTAATCGCCAAAATCCACTTCAAATGCCCATTTCTCTCATTCACTTCGATTTTGGTAATGCATACGATTAGCCTTCTTGAATTATATCTGATTTACTCAGCAACTCTAGCTGAAGACGGTAAATCCATCTATAAGAACTCTAAATAACTATAATCCACTCCAGAATTTGCGAGGTTTAATTCCTTTAACTGCCAGAGCAAGCCTTTCAGTATTTATGATATAAAATCACAGACATTATAACACACCAGTTTAGGCTTTACACAAAGGGGCAATAAACCTTGAAGTTCTCTATAATTTTAGCTAGAGAATAGATATCTAGAAAGGAAAAGCTGGATGCGATAGATTTAAAGTCGCATTTAGAGGACATAAGGTAGCGTCCATCCAGATCCAGTTATTCTTAATCATTGCTTCCTTTCCGAACTGTGGAACATTATAACTGTTATACCTTCaaacgaaaaaaaatgaacttcaATAGATAGTTAATAACTGAATGTTCATATAAGCATTAGGTATTCATAACCTTGTTTTATTGCATTGGTGAACGTGTATATCAGCAGATAGATTACTTGTCATGGTTAGATTAACATTGTTAGGAGGAACAAAGCCAAGTGACTGAACCTGCCCTCGCAGTTTCTGTTTTACCACATACAAAACCTTGGATGGAACTCACTAGAGCTTTGCAAATGATCTAAATATTGAATAGACATTGCCTCTTCCCCTGTCTCCTGAGCCAAGTGAAACTTACCAGCAGACAGTTACTAATTCCCTCCCTCATCCTTTCCTCCTTAAAGCTTTCATATTAGCGATCACTTACCATCGAAACTAAATAGTTCCAACTAACTTCGGCTAAGGGCAGAAGTGTTTAAAGCAAAACATtagtgtttttaaaatttcacaatgatttttatcatttgactACATactaagaaaattttgaaatatgtttttgggtaaattttcatctttctaaaAGTGATTCCAACTCAATACCATTGGTGGTCATTCTCGCCTTTGCCCTTCATATTATAAGTAAACCATAGGGGAGGCTTAGGAGGCCTATCAAATACCgcaaccaaaatataaaatgtttcTTGAATATTCGGCATGCTCCACATAACTGATTGTAATAAAATTCAGTACAATTTAATATGGACTTGGAAGAGAACTGATTAAAGATGGTTAAACCCTAATTTGTGGCTTGACTTGTCATAGAACGATCCCTGTTCAATGAACTTGTTATATGAAAGgatttatttgtaattaaagtTTCAAACTCAAACCACACTATATTCAATATTCACGTTTATAGCTAAAAATTTGTGTATCCGAGTGCACAGTACCACTGTTAAATTTAAGTGTACTTTTTGGCCTCGAGGTTTCCTCCAATTTATAGTGACAGCTACGTTTGTCGAAGTTAACAGTCAAAGAACTTATTCCCAGGTTTATTTGATGGATATACCCTTCCCACCTCTTCTCATCGGGAAACATGAATTGATATGATATTCTCTTCTCGGATTCCATGGATAAAATTCCGATGCTTCCTAAAGAGAAAAAGGCTACTTTTGAAATCAAGCTTGTAGCTGGGAGGGTCTGATCTATGCCAACCAATTATagaagatttttgtttttatttatttatagtaaataaaaagaaaagagaatctGTGATGATCTTGTTGTCTTATCTTTTTTGGTGcatctaattttcaattacaGCAGCATCATGAACTAATAGGGGAAACTTTGATTTAGTTTCTGGATGGCAGGGTGATTTTTGTGGAAGTTGCAAAGTCCAGATCGGAGCTACGCCAAGGCCTTGAAGAAAACTCTAGTTAATGCATGCTTTAGTATATAGGCATCATTGTACCCCCCAAAGTTCAGATTCATTTTTATAAGAGCCCAAACATATTttaggaatatatatataactaaggGTTGGGCTCTGCATTGTTATTGGTTTGCGAAACCTTGATCTTGACTATATGATTATAATATAGTCTTAGTGTATTTCAGGAGCAGTGTTCTGTCTTGAAATTAAGTGGTATTAATATTGGGGATTGGTACAGTGGATAACCTAACCAAACATGAACTTCTAAGGCATGGTCTATGGTCAAGGTCCACAGGTTGTAACACGTATATGTGAATGCTTAAATCATGAGAAGCGCagatttttagaaatattaagAAGAGGACTTTTAGGGCTGTTGATTGATACTAGACATGTACCCGTGAGAGAAAGTGTGGGACATAGTTGAAACAAACAAGAAGGGCCCCTTCCCGTTCCGTCCGTGCTGAATTCTGTCGTCAGGAACAAAGATATAATTAAGCCAAGGACAAGTCAACGATTCCCCTTGGAATCACAGGCACCTAtagaattttgaagtttatttaaactaataaGTTTCCTCGGTTTTTGTACTTAGGTTGTTCATGAACCATCAGTGTAATGCATATTAAAACtgataattaatgatattgaCTTTGTAATGACAAATGTTGTGGTCAAGGTGTTGGAGAATAAAGGAGGAATTTTCCCATGACTTGGGATCTGTATTTTGAGTTATATTACTCTAGTTGAGAGTACGGAAGTGAATAATCTAATTAGAGACGAGTGTTCAAGATGGCCACTGATTGAATGCTTGGAAAGGTGGTTTTACTTGTCCTGAAACTGCTCGTCATTCTTCACCTTCAGGAAggttaaatatttgatagttATACATTTTGGTCTTCAAATTTGAACCAGTTTGTTCAAAGATAGGTTAAGATTAATCGTATCTCTCTAACAAGCTCTATTCGCCTAGAAATTTAACCTTTTCCATTATGAAGATAAGAATTAAAAGGAAGAACCTCCAAAAATAACATTTGCAAATATGTTAAAAGTCATTGAGCAACACCCTTCTGTTTTACAGAATGAATAATTGTCACTCAAATAtccaccccccccccccaatgTTAAATCAAACCTCGATCCTTCTGTTTGTTTACTTTAGATGTGATATGTTACAAATCAGGCCTCCATATTTTCATCTCAAAGTAAGAGAGAAATCTCAGAAACCCATGTCAGAGCATCGTGGTTATTTGCTTTTTATGGACCATAATTCTGTTGCCGATCAATTCCACTACGATTTTGCAGAAGTTGGGTTAGGAGCAAACTCGAGCTCTCcggctctctctctcttccgaAACGATCAGCGCAGAGCTTGTATCTCTCTGAGCCAAGCATCTCTTGTAAGGCACGAACCCCTTCTTACTCTCATTTGCATTACCTCTTCCTACCAAACAAGGCTCTTGACATTCTACCTCTGGGCTTTGGGTTTCATTTTGATCCTTTCTTGGGGAGCCAGAACATGAATCCGCAAAAGAACTCTCCTGGGAATTGTCATTTTGGATCCTTTCTTCCATAATATGGTCAGTAGATGTTCCAGTTGAAGTTTGATCCGATGGAGCAAGATAAAAATATGGCACAGTTTGATACAAAGACCAACAAGTTTGAGATGCATTAGGTAAGGCCTTAACATAAGGGACACTTCTGTTCTGCTTCCCTAAGGTTAGTGAAGGTGCTCCACCAGGCGACATGTTCAAATCACCGTTGTTATCCATTCCAAGAGCTAAACTTACATCCATATGTTTTGAAGTTAGCATCTCAACAGAATTCTCAGCATACACTTTACATTCACTCTTACTGTCATCTTCAAATGTCAACGTTTCAGTGACTTCAAAATCAAGAGGGGATGGTTGTTTGTCATTAGTTACCATTACTGTCCTTCCAAAAAGCTTTATGCTTTTAACAGGAGAATGTAACTTGTTATCCACTTTCTTACTTGCTGATCCTGGCTTGAATTTCTGGATGATTAGGCACGAGataaacagaaagaaaaaagtcagATCCTAGACATCCAGTCAAGTACATAGAGGAAATAAAGTGCAAGATTAAAAGGGCATTTCAAATTACCAGAGTTAAAAATTCTTCTGGGAACCGCTCTGAGGATGATTCGAGTGACAacattcctttttcttccccAACAATTGATTGAAGGTACAGCTCCCCCTTCCTAACAGGGGAAGATCTAGTTGGCTGCATGTCAACAGCTTGTGAAATTGGCGATGGGCATCTATTATGTTGCTCCGAAACCGCAGAAATTTGATCATCCGAACTAAATGCAGTCAGTACAGAGGTAGGTGAGTGGGTCTCTTTTTCAGCAAGTGATAGGTTTGGGGATGGAGACCTCTCTGATTCTCTTGCAACTGATATTGCCTTAAGAGAATCAACTGCTTTACGAGGGTAAGGATGCAGTGGCTTCCTTTTTGGTCGAGGTGGAGGAATCTCAATTGGGTTAATGGAGCTCTCATTGCTTCCACTTGACTCTCGCACTACCTGAAACACAAAAGACAACATAAAATTTCAGGTAAGAATGGTTGCTCAAAACGTATGTAACAAAATTACGTAAAAGGTTTGGTGGCGATctattttggtaaaaaaatcCACTATCATTCTGttcatattttgtt
This genomic interval carries:
- the LOC101214224 gene encoding NAC domain-containing protein 86, producing the protein MAPVGLPPGFRFHPTDEELVNYYLKRKISGQEIELDIIPEVDLYKCEPWELSEKSFLPSRDPEWYFFGPRDRKYPNGFRTNRATRAGYWKSTGKDRRVSSQNRAIGMKKTLVYYRGRAPQGIRTDWVMHEYRLDDKDCEDSSGIQDSYALCRVFKKNGICSEVEEILVGGQSSSSSLSFMENSNSTSQTLVNDYETLSPDILMAASSSCVEEEEKDDSWMQFITEDAWCASNSSAIGLDDLSHLTFTN
- the LOC101214462 gene encoding uncharacterized protein LOC101214462, yielding MNSVITKSTAVLYHYPCPDGAFAALAAHLYFSTVSKNQSPLLFFPNTVYNPLRPDQLPLHQIADVYLLDYVGPFGFVQDISSKVNRVIILDHHKTALEKLTHDCSIGENVIKVIDIQRSGATIAFDYFKQKLVQDAVANFDVDVGSSSQHKVLNEFERMRKLYEYIEDGDLWKWSLPNSKALSSGLKDLNIEFDALLNPNLFNQLLSLDMETMISQGIVSLSHKQKLIDGVLNQSYSITLGGGAFGRCLAVDADSVSELRSELGHQLATKSQNLNFRGIGAVVYRVPELGNDQMLKISLRSVNEEDTTPISQEFGGGGHRNASSFMLSSTEFQKWKI
- the LOC101214703 gene encoding organelle RRM domain-containing protein 6, chloroplastic isoform X3, with protein sequence MTAGLSFTVTAAPKPFFQLQTTHHSSISSTETRMRIRSIQSKLAYSSTPLPFFSARKTQSISDSLLFSVACVSSSPSSSSSPRRYTPSTRLYISGLSFRTTEESLRNAFKSFGQLVEVNLVMDRLANRPRGFAFLRYASEEESQKAIEGMHGKGDFCGSCKVQIGATPRP
- the LOC101214703 gene encoding organelle RRM domain-containing protein 6, chloroplastic isoform X2, which encodes MTAGLSFTVTAAPKPFFQLQTTHHSSISSTETRMRIRSIQSKLAYSSTPLPFFSARKTQSISDSLLFSVACVSSSPSSSSSPRRYTPSTRLYISGLSFRTTEESLRNAFKSFGQLVEVNLVMDRLANRPRGFAFLRYASEEESQKAIEGMHGKVYLMDIPFPPLLIGKHELI
- the LOC101214703 gene encoding organelle RRM domain-containing protein 6, chloroplastic isoform X1; amino-acid sequence: MTAGLSFTVTAAPKPFFQLQTTHHSSISSTETRMRIRSIQSKLAYSSTPLPFFSARKTQSISDSLLFSVACVSSSPSSSSSPRRYTPSTRLYISGLSFRTTEESLRNAFKSFGQLVEVNLVMDRLANRPRGFAFLRYASEEESQKAIEGMHGKFLDGRVIFVEVAKSRSELRQGLEENSS
- the LOC101217341 gene encoding protein REVEILLE 7 gives rise to the protein MGVQEKNEGTLSNGSIAANNGLSNDGAQLDPLMRVSSLSSYGNESALKVRKPYTISKQREKWTEEEHQRFLEALKLYGRGWRQIKEHVGTKTAVQIRSHAQKFFSKVVRESSGSNESSINPIEIPPPRPKRKPLHPYPRKAVDSLKAISVARESERSPSPNLSLAEKETHSPTSVLTAFSSDDQISAVSEQHNRCPSPISQAVDMQPTRSSPVRKGELYLQSIVGEEKGMLSLESSSERFPEEFLTLKFKPGSASKKVDNKLHSPVKSIKLFGRTVMVTNDKQPSPLDFEVTETLTFEDDSKSECKVYAENSVEMLTSKHMDVSLALGMDNNGDLNMSPGGAPSLTLGKQNRSVPYVKALPNASQTCWSLYQTVPYFYLAPSDQTSTGTSTDHIMEERIQNDNSQESSFADSCSGSPRKDQNETQSPEVECQEPCLVGRGNANESKKGFVPYKRCLAQRDTSSALIVSEERESRRARVCS